The Vespa velutina chromosome 9, iVesVel2.1, whole genome shotgun sequence nucleotide sequence atgcgatattgttataaaaaaaaaaaaaaaaaaaaaaaaaaaaaaaacaaaaaaaacacgtAACTTCGACACTAAAGcgaaatttcttaaaataattaaaaaataatcaatattaaacagcagcaaaaaaaataaacgagatatACAAGCACgaagataacaaaaataaaacagaaagatatatatgaaataatttgtttaggAACAATTCACGAACGCTTTAACGGAAAGGGTTACTACTATTCGTGGGCTGATCCTAGAACAAATGGACAAGAAGTTGATTGGCTTGCCGGTAGAAATTTTTGTAGACAACGATGCATGGATCTTGTATCTTTGGAAACTTCTgcagaaaatgaatttatcaaGAGCCGCATCGTGCAAAGtatacttattattcttatatacttgCGATCGAATAATGTTTAAATCTACGAAGgaacaaattttgttttagATAAAGTGAAATACATTTGGACATCCGGTCGTCTTTGTGACTTTAAAGGATGCGACAGGCCAGATCTTCAACCGCTTCATATAAATGGTTGGTTCTGGACAGCTGAGCTACAAAAACTTGCACCAACTAATGATCGCAATCAAAATGATTGGTCCGAGAGCGGCGGGTAAATGAcaatatataaacttatatttgtatttcagAACTGAAACATATTAATATggcatttaatattttcatatcagTATTGGCAAACCTCAACCCGACAATCGTGAGGCCATCCAAGGTGGTGCTCCAGAAAATTGTTTGGCTGttcttaatcaattttataatgatgGTGTTAATTGGCACGATGTTGCTTGCCATCATAAAAAACCATGGGTATGCGAAGAGAATgattctcttttaaaatacGTTCGTTTTACCAATCCAAATCTCCGCGTTTaactttaaattttaaatgaaaatgtgaCGAGTGGATAGaccattattatttcaactaCTGTTACTCCTTTAAATTATAAGATTTCATAAGATTAAGTAACGCGACTGAATAGTGTGTAgcgcgattatatttattataacaattactTCATTACTAAGTACATTACTCATGTTACAGTACATTGTACAAAATATACTGATTCAAGcacattgtttttttcatacaatttCAAAATACATGGAACATATTTGTATCAATGCTCATGTCATAGTccataaatatcattaatatttatccttttcatataattattttcatatccaAAAAGATTCGCAATAAATCTTTGGGGCACAGATTATGAAATACGTAAGAAAGATTAtgtgaatatacatatatttaatctttACTTACTggtaaatgttaaaaaagttattttcaaaatactatgtaaaaaaaacttttaataatattgtatattaacaatcaaatgaatataaatgaaatcttACTGCTATAAGATTACTTTTTACCTTCTAccattattatatgataaccAAACTTCGTTTTAACTGGTGGGTCCGTATAAATGGGAGAACTTAAATTAGAAATGGGCAATGCAAAAGCTGCTTCTTGAAATGGACCAACCATCGAACCACGTGTCATCCATCCAAGATCCCccttagaataataatataatatcaatacaatataatattctacatttttatttttaaataatgtaaatgaaaaaaaaaaaaaagaaacattttgtaCCCCAGATCGTGCTTTATCTTCACTATATGTTGCTGCCacttcattaaatttttgtcCAGCTTTTAACTTTTCCATAGCTTCTAATATCTTGGATTGTTTTTCACATAATATGTGCCTAACCTATACGaatcaatgaattataatataaaagtattccATTGAACGACATGTATAAAtacaaacattatatatatatatatacatatataagcatACTTTTACAGTAGTtccaccttttttttctgctttttctccttttccactTTCTTCCGAACCTTTGGATTTACCAGCTTTACCGCCGGCGTTCTTCTTTGGAGGCATTCTTCGTTATTCAAAgctatgaaaaatatgttaaagaTAACATGAATGACGTCATCGATCATTGAATAAAACCTAGATACGAGCTTTTATTTCCCTCTCTACTAACCTCTATTTTCAATCACACAAATCACAAGGTGTACATAAATTTATGAACGATGTAGAAAGTATGTTAACTCGTCAATAAAAGTGACAATTATCATCGTTTCGTTACAAAGTGATTTCAACTTCTTAAAAAGTCGCTAGTTTTATGTGCATTCGATCtcaatagatttatttttaattcatttcgaaTTCGTTAAAAACTTAAATAACATTGTGTCATTGTGatacatcattattatatggGGTATGTATAACGTCATAGAAACGTTATGCTCACTTAAAATCCTTGTTCATGATACATTGAATTAGGACGATAAAAGATGATCAAACTTTGTATAATCGCGAACATTTTCTCATGTCGATGATCATCGACATTCATCTTTTGACATTTGCAAAATAATAAGTTCGAAGACATTGATGATACATTTTCGAGTTAAGGGATTGAAAAAggcaagaaaaaggaaaaaaaagagagaaaaaataaaaatagctaaagaaaaattgtgaatataataaacgaaggaggaacaaatgaataaattcgTAGGggagaaatttgttttttgaacaaaacgaaaattgaattacgtttgaaaaatcagcgaaataataacgaaaagagtaacgttaatatcgcAATATCGACGCGCACGCGCAGTCGAGACGTCTCTCGTCGGTAGGCAATTGTCTCTCGGGAGATCCGtcacatatatgcatgtagaGTACGTCCATATCGGGGGATAAATAAGAGCTTTtccgctctctttctctgtctctttctctttctctttttctttctttttctcgaaagtTGTATCGAAAAGGTAcctgattagaaaaaaaaaaaaaaagaagaaaaaaaggaaaaggaaaaaagaaagaaaactaccGCGCGTGCGAGAAGTGGGAAGTGTAAGATacgatatttcgtttatttagcTTTGAAGTGCTTCACGGAGGAACGACAAATAAACGAGTGACTTTAAACCATCGATGCCGAGGGCCAGCGGCCGTGTGATGCGCGCATATGTCTAGACTCGGAGGTACCCAGGTTCTGGGCACAGCACAGCAGGTGAAGAGGACAACCGCCGAGCACACGGCGGTGCTTAACTTTGTTGGTGGCAAACGTAGCAAGCTGTCGTCTGCGGTCTCGCTAACAGAGATCGACGATATCGAGAAGATGACGGATACGGCCGCGGCGGCCACGGCCACGACCGATACCACACAGAAGAGGGCGAATTTTTCAGCGTTGACCGTTGCTAATCCGAATGGCGTAAGCAAGATTTCGCCAAGCTTAGCAAGTGCAAAGCCTGGCTCCGCGAGGAAGCTTGTCATCAAGAATTtcaaaagtaagaaagagtaTACGGACGGGACAACTTAACCTCAAAACAGCGCTTTTACTGTTCTTCTGTTATCccttaatctttctttttctatcacatTGCCCttctatattctatttttttctctagcttttataatatatatatatatatatatatatatttatatatatatttttttattttatttatttgctttattatcattatctcttATCTCTGTTTCtggatttataatataaaatttgctcAGATTGCTTGCTAtcatttctttcccttttgcattcttgctctctcgctctctctctctctttttctctctctctctctctctctctctctcactctctctctctctctctttctctctttctctctgttactctacgtcatttcttttttttatttcaccatctataatctttcttcttgCGTATGTACCcttctaataattttgatgattccgtcgaaaatttttaacgtcCTTCTTTTGTAACTAATAATAGGAGAACGACATAACCTATCCTGGCATCAATGCAAATTCATTGTCCGTACTTTAAACTGATGTTATGTATTTTAGGATTATCATCATTTGCTTCTCAACATTTCgcatctttaattatttatccctATAAGATTTTATGtactgatatatttttttctctaaacgAATTTCGTAAAATTCTACGATTGTCATACGTTTTCGTTATCGAGATGGGGTAATATTCTATAAATGGATCtacgtcatttttattttattttttgaaaatgctCAATTTTGTAAACATTTGAAATAAGACATATATAGAGtcatctatatattatatgttatgctttaatcttttatagaaaataaagtgatgacaatgaaatttatgatgagaaatatattagaaaatttctttgtcatttataaaatatataaaattcataaaatatattattttcgtatgATGTTTTTGTACACTATATTGTTTTTCTGGAATGATCTGCAACTATAAACATATATGAGATATctaaaaatacatttgttctaatgtatatgtaaatcatATACACGTGTTTCTGCACTTGATAtcaatttacataaatatggGGAGGaagtatttcattataaaaattttaaaaataaattatgaaatattaaaatgtactTGTTGTACTTCCATGAATCtatgaaagaattatattttgtgtATTATAGTCTCTTTAAATGAAGTCTCAATTAGGAATAAAAaactttctataaatattcataaatatcaaTGAGTTATTGTATCATGTTTCTGTAGATAAACCAAAATTGCCAGAAAATTATCAAGAACAAACATGGGAAAAGCTGCAAGAAGCTGTAATTGCCATACAAACAAGCAAAAGCATCCGTTATTCTTTAGAAGAACTTTACCAAGCTGTTGAGAACATGTGTAATCACAAAATGGCATCAACTCTTTATGCGAATTTAACAATACTAACAGAATCGCATGTTAAAGCTAATATTGAACAGTTTTTGGCAGAATCCATGGATAgacatatatttttgaaaaaaatgaatgaatgttgGCAATCACACTGCAGGCAAATGATTATGATAAGAAGTATCTTTTTGTACCTGGATAGAACATATGTGTTACAAAATCCAAGTATATCTTCAATTTGGTAGGCATTTCTTAAAATAGTACAATGAAagttatttgatatttatactAATATGCTTAGTATACTACTAatgtaattgtttttttttgcatatgtTTCTAGGGATATGGGGTTACATTTGTTTAGATTACACATAGTACTAAATAATTTGGTGCAAACTCGTACTGTTGAAGGGTTACTTATGCttattgaaaaagaacgaCAAGGGGATACAGTGGATAGAACtcttttaaaatcgttattaagaATGTTGTCTGATTTACAAATTTACCAAGAGGCCTTTGAATCTAAGTATGATAATTTACCATATGtgttaatatatctatatactatataataatatgcaattctctttttgtaatgtattattaataactatatttcATAGGTTCCTGGTAGCAACAGAAAGATTGTATGCAGCAGAGGGCCAAAGATTAATGAATGAACATGACGTTCCTGAATATCTAGCACATGTAGACAAACGCCtgcaagaagaaaatgaacgtTTATTACATTATCTTGATACATCAACAAAGTATGTGTTATtgcaattattgttattgttataataagtgtacttaatactttttaactaaataatattatatatatatatatataatactaatatgCTTAGTATactaagcatatatatatatatatatatatatatatatatatatatataatattacttaataaCTAAgagcataatatttttttttcagatggTCTCTTATACATACGGTTGAGAAACAATTATTGTCTGAACATATTTCAAGCATTCTACAAAAGGGTTTAAGTGGTTTATTAGATGAAAATAGAATTAGTGATTTATcattactttataatttatatagtcGAGTAAAAAATGGTCTCGTCGAACTTTGTCTCAATTTTAATTGTTACATAAAGGTATGTATATTGTtaagtatttaatttatatttatattatattaatttatattatgtatagaaataagttattaaaaaataatgcaatgattttctagaaaaaaggtaaaacaATAGTTATAGATCCAGAAAAGGATAAGACTATGGTACAGGAACTCTTAGATTTTAAGGATAAAATGGACAATATTGTTAATACATGTTTtcacaaaaatgaaaaatttgctAATAGTTTAAAGGAAGCTTTCGAAGCTTTCATAAATCAAAGAGCAAATAAACCAGCAGAATTAAtaggtattatatttaatgaataatatattttaataatcttgagtaattaaatatttctcaaaataattaaaaaattaatatatattttttccttccattgCAGCAAAATTTGTCGATTGTAAGCTACGCGCAGGTAATAAAGAAGCCACGGAAGAAGAATTAGAAcgattattagataaaattatggtattatttcgttttatacaTGGAAAGGATGTATTCGAAgctttttacaaaaaagattTGGCAAAGCGTTTGCTAGTTGGAAAATCTGCATCTGTTGATGCTGAAAAGTCCATGTTATCTAAATTAAAACAAGAATGTGGTGGAGGATTTACAAGTAAACTGGAAGGAATGTTCAAAGATATGGAACTaagtaaagatattaatattgctTTTAAACAGGTAATTCATTATTCGATAgcaaatttgtaaaaaaaaaaatattcaattataactcgtacttttgctttttttgattttgtaGTATGCGGGGAATCTGCAACATGAATTATCTGCAAGTAATTTAGACTTAACAGTTTCAATACTTACAATGGGATATTGGCCAACATATCCCGTAATGGAAGTTACATTACCAACAGAAATGGTGCAGTATCAagatgtatttaataaattttacttagGAAAGCATAGTGGAAGGAAGTTACAATGGCAACCTACTCTAGGACACTGCGTTTTAAAAGCTTGGTTTAATCAGGTATATTATTgcataagtattataaaacgtataattatgcaaattttaatggcataatttttcttaaagggCAATAAAGAACTACAGGTATCATTGTTCCAAGCAttagttttaatattatttaatgatgcTGATAATCTTTCGTTGGAAGATATTAAAGCTGCAACTAACATTGAAGATGGCGAACTTAGAAGAACTTTACAATCTTTGGCTTGCGGGAAAGCTAGAGTTTTACAGAAACATCCACGAGGAAGAGATGTAGCTGATAATGAtagatttgtttttaatgcggaatttacgaataaattattcagaattaaaataaatcaaatacaaatgaaagagacggtaaaatttataatatatatttctataaataatcctgtaatttttaattgaaattacttaattaaataaattttttcacagAACGAAGAACAAAAAGCAACGGAGGAAAGAGTGTATCAAGATAGACAATATCAAATAGATGCCGCGATTGTCAGGAttatgaaaatgagaaaaacacTCACGCACAATCTCCTCATTAGTGAATTAtacaatcaattaaaatttcctGTTAAGGTATGcacattaatatcgttataaaagaataataataaataactaattttaaatatttttcttcatataattAGCCTGCTGACTTAAAGAAGCGGATTGAGTCACTTATAGACAGGGATTACATGGAACGGGATAAAGATAATGCAAATCAGTACAATTATGTCGCGTAACCTGAATCAAATGCCAAAATTACGTCAGATTGGttcaattttacattttctagTAAAacgaatcaattaattttggCGCTTGCCTATTGTGAATGTGTAAagttgaagaaagaaacaaaaaacttTAACTGGTTAACTGTCAACGTGACGTTGCAGTACACAATcagttcataaaaaaataccTAGAATGGACCtcattgttttgttttttgtagtAGTGCATACGGACACTGGACAGTTACAGTAATTTTTCAACAGTGCTTTACTGTTATCCTTGTGTTATTTCTAGATTTTGCTAAAAAGGACCATGTGcaaaatatcatcgataatgCAGCAGTTTAAGATGTACCAACAATTTTTTATGCTAAGCAGTTTTTCACAGCATATTAAAAGATAAGCAGATGTAGTGCAAAACAACAAACATAATGTAACACTGTAATAGCtacaatgaaaataacttAAGAAATGAGAAACATAATGTACTAATTCCTTAAAAAATCGGCGACAGTGCGTTAATTGTAATAGATTTAAACTTTGCACCATATAAAACTTTGAAGAAGTTTGgcttaaatattcaaaattatccTGACACATAAAACTATTATTGAAAGTTAAGATTCTGGAGACCATATTACACTTACGAATCTCAGTTAAACCAAGGATAATAACTGTTTACAATAATTACAACAGGAACTTTAATTTTACAGTTAAATTTAATAGGCATTGTTGCAGCTGATTTtaggtataaaataaaataaagatttgtACAGTGGAAAAAGTATAGAGGTATGCAagaagtatttttaatttacttttactaACACATCGTGTAAAAAGTTTAAggaaatgtagaaaaaaaaatccttttattgaaacgaaataaatttcatttgaacaGATTATATTAAAGGAGATCACTATGCCACACTACTTTGTAAGCATCTCGACATAGTACCTTACAATACAGTTCAGTAGTTATGAACGAAGTTTTaacagaaaatattataacagttgtgatacaaaaaaaaaaaaaacatgttcATCTTTCTTGGGAAAAAAGTAATAGGATAACACAAATttattagtaaataataatgagaaacactgtggaaaaaaatattaactttaaatattaatgtaggaaaattaaaaaaaaaaattctcatttttttcaattgaaactCTAATATCTCCTCACTGCTTACATTATATGCTTTTTGCATATGTAAgcaataaagaaatttatatactatattaatacATGCAATTGCAAAATAtgtcttattaatatt carries:
- the LOC124951408 gene encoding uncharacterized protein LOC124951408; amino-acid sequence: MIKFLLLGVFVALSAAQFQPQPTGRILEPPIPALCAQRTIHERFNGKGYYYSWADPRTNGQEVDWLAGRNFCRQRCMDLVSLETSAENEFIKSRIVQNKVKYIWTSGRLCDFKGCDRPDLQPLHINGWFWTAELQKLAPTNDRNQNDWSESGGIGKPQPDNREAIQGGAPENCLAVLNQFYNDGVNWHDVACHHKKPWVCEENDSLLKYVRFTNPNLRV
- the LOC124951409 gene encoding peptidyl-prolyl cis-trans isomerase NIMA-interacting 4 yields the protein MPPKKNAGGKAGKSKGSEESGKGEKAEKKGGTTVKVRHILCEKQSKILEAMEKLKAGQKFNEVAATYSEDKARSGGDLGWMTRGSMVGPFQEAAFALPISNLSSPIYTDPPVKTKFGYHIIMVEGKK
- the LOC124951405 gene encoding cullin-4A, with the protein product MSRLGGTQVLGTAQQVKRTTAEHTAVLNFVGGKRSKLSSAVSLTEIDDIEKMTDTAAAATATTDTTQKRANFSALTVANPNGVSKISPSLASAKPGSARKLVIKNFKNKPKLPENYQEQTWEKLQEAVIAIQTSKSIRYSLEELYQAVENMCNHKMASTLYANLTILTESHVKANIEQFLAESMDRHIFLKKMNECWQSHCRQMIMIRSIFLYLDRTYVLQNPSISSIWDMGLHLFRLHIVLNNLVQTRTVEGLLMLIEKERQGDTVDRTLLKSLLRMLSDLQIYQEAFESKFLVATERLYAAEGQRLMNEHDVPEYLAHVDKRLQEENERLLHYLDTSTKWSLIHTVEKQLLSEHISSILQKGLSGLLDENRISDLSLLYNLYSRVKNGLVELCLNFNCYIKKKGKTIVIDPEKDKTMVQELLDFKDKMDNIVNTCFHKNEKFANSLKEAFEAFINQRANKPAELIAKFVDCKLRAGNKEATEEELERLLDKIMVLFRFIHGKDVFEAFYKKDLAKRLLVGKSASVDAEKSMLSKLKQECGGGFTSKLEGMFKDMELSKDINIAFKQYAGNLQHELSASNLDLTVSILTMGYWPTYPVMEVTLPTEMVQYQDVFNKFYLGKHSGRKLQWQPTLGHCVLKAWFNQGNKELQVSLFQALVLILFNDADNLSLEDIKAATNIEDGELRRTLQSLACGKARVLQKHPRGRDVADNDRFVFNAEFTNKLFRIKINQIQMKETNEEQKATEERVYQDRQYQIDAAIVRIMKMRKTLTHNLLISELYNQLKFPVKPADLKKRIESLIDRDYMERDKDNANQYNYVA